The Streptomyces sp. NBC_00576 genome contains the following window.
CGGCCGGCAGGGCGGGGAGCGCAGACGGCAGCGCCGGCAGGTTGCTGCTGCCTGTGTCGTACGCGGCGGGGACCCGGATCGGGGCGATCTGAGGGGTACCCCGCTCGGCGACGAGCGAGTCGTAGATCGGAGTGTCCGGGAAGGCGGAGTAATAGCCGCCGCCGTAGGTGGAGCGGGGGGAGGTCATGGCACATAAGTTAAGCCCACGATGAGCTGGTTGGGGAGACCGATAAGAGGGTTGTTTTCCGTGTCGGCAGTGACTTGGGACCCCTAATGCGAGCGAACTTGCCAAAAAGGGGCATCTGATCATGCTGAGATCAGGTAAAGGCCAGGTTCCGGGCGGGTTACCGACGGGTCGCCCCGCGTTCTTCCCGCGTTCGGTAGGGGAGTTCAACGGGAGTTCACAGGCCCGGGAGAATAGGTTGGGTCGCGAGGCGAGCAGAGATGGGGGCAGCCATGTCAATGCCTAAGGGATCGAACGCTCCGGTGCCGACGGCGGCGCTCCGGGTCGAACTCGGCTGGCGTTCCGGTGCGGGCGTGCCCGACGCGGACGCGTCCGCGCTGTTGCTGGTGGCCGGAAAGGTCCGTTCCGACGCCGACTTCGTCTTCTACAACCAGCCTGTGCACTCCTCCGACGCGGTCCGGCACGAGGGCAAGCGGGACGGGGGTGGCCGGGTGACGGACACCCTTCTCGTCGACCTCGCGCGCGTGGAGCCGGCGGTCGAGACCGTGGTCCTCGCGGCCTCTGCCGACGGAGGAACGTTCGGGCAGGTTCCCGACCTGTACATCGAGGTCCGTGACGCGGCGCAGGACACGGTGGTCGCCCGCTTCGACAACCCGGGCGCCAGTGTCGAAACCGCGTTCGTACTCGGCGAGTTCTACCGTCGCCAGGGCGCCTGGAAGTTCCGCGCGGTCGGACAGGGCTACAGCAGCGGGCTGGCAGGCCTGGCCACGGACTTCGGCATCACCGTGGACGAGCCCCAGCACACGCCGGCCCCGCCGATCGCCGCGCCGCTCGTCGCACCTCCGGTGACCATGACCCCGCCGCCCGCACGGCCAGTGACCGCGCCTCCGCCCGCCCCTCCCACGACGCCGGTACGCCTGACCAAGGTGACGCTCACCAAGGAGGCCCCGTCCGTCTCGCTCACCAAGCAGGGCGGCACCTCGGGCGCCCTGCGCGTCAACCTCAACTGGCAGGTGCACAAGCAGTTCTCGGGGTGGGGCAGCAAACTCGGCCGCGCGGTCGCCCAGCACTCCGATCTCGACCTCGACCTGTGCGCCCTCTTCGAGCTCTCCGACGGCAGCAAGGGCGTCGTACAGTCCCTCGGCAACGCCTTCGGGGCGCTGCACCAGCCGCCCTACATCCACCTCGACGGCGACGACCGCACCGGGTCCCTGTCGAGCGGCGAGAACCTCACCGTCAACCTGGACCGCAAGCAGGCCTTCCGGCGCATCCTCATCTTCGTGACCATCTACGCGGGGGCACGTTCCTTCGCCGACCTGCACGCCACGGTCACCCTGACCCCGGCGAACGGAGCGGCGGTCGACTTCTCGCTCGACGAGTGCACGGTGCCCTCCACGGTGTGCGCGCTCGCCCTGATCACCAACAACGGCGGCGATCTGATCGTCCAGCGCGAGGCCCGCTATCTCGTGCCCGAGCGCGGGGTGAGCCCCCAGCGGACCGTCGACCGCGTCTACGGCTGGGGCATGAACTGGACGCCCGGCCGCAAGTGACGCACGCGGATCAGCTCTCGTCCGCGGCGGTTTCCGGACGCGCGTACGTCCGTCCCTTCCAGGCCGCGCCGCGCCCCCGGTAGTGCTGCACCGCCGAGTCGACCGTCATGAGGAGGTACAGGAACGCGGTGAACGGCAGCAGAGGAGCGAGCCACAGCGGCTGCCCGTAGTAGCGCAGCATCGGGGCGTACGTCCCCGCCATCACCAGCCACGCGAAGCCGCCGCACACCGCCGCCGGCGTCGTCCCGGTGGTGAGCCCGGCCAGCAGGGCGAACGGGGGCAGCAGATACACCAGGGCGAGGCCGAGCACCGTGCCGAGCAGCAGCGGCGGGCTGTGGCGCAGTTGCGCGTACGCGCTGCGCGAGACCATCCGCCACAGGTCGTGCAGCCGCGGGTAGGGCCGCACGCTGTCCACCCGCTCGGCGAGCCCCAGCCAGATGTGGCCCCCGCCGCCCTTGACGGCCCGTGCGAGTGCCACGTCGTCGATGACGGCGTGGCGGATGGCGTCCGGGATCCGGGCCCGCTCTGCCGCCTCCGTACGCAGCAGCACGCACCCGCCCGCGGCAGCCGCCGTCCGCGTCCCCTTCCTGCCGATCCGGCGGAAGGGATAGAGCTGCGCGAAGAAGTACACGAAAGCCGGCACGACGAGCCGCTCCCAGACGCTCTCCACCCGCAACCTGGCCATCAGCGACACGGCGTCGAAGCCTCCGCCCCGCGCCGCCGCCACCAGTTCCCGCAGACTGTCCGGCGCGTGGGCGATGTCCGCGTCCGTCAGCAGCAGGAACTCCGGTCCACGCGCGCGTGCCAGGCCGATGCCATGGCGTACGGCCCACAACTTGCCCGTCCAGCCCGCGGGCGGTTCACCGGGCGAGTCCACGGTCAGCGGCAGCCCGCCGTGGCGCCGCGCCAGCTCCCGGGCCAGCTCCCCGGTCCCGTCCGAACTGCCGTCGTCGACCAGGAAGACCTCGGCACGCCCCGGATAGTCCTGCGCGAGCAGCGACGGCAGGCTCGCGGGGAGTACGGCGGCCTCGTCGCGCGCCGGCACGACGATGCAGACGGACGGCCAGGTCTCCGGTTCCCGGGCGTAGGACGGCAGTCTGACGTCCGTACGCCAGAAGAAGCCCTGGCACAGCAGCAGCCACAGCCAGGCGGCGAGTGATCCCACGGCGATCCACACAACGGCGCTCACCCGCCGCAGTCTGCCCCACCCCAGAGGGCCGTATGGGCGCGCCGTTTATAGTGACCGGGTGAAGATCGCGTTGATGGACTCCGGAATCGGACTTCTGCCGGCAGCCGCGGCGGTACGGCGGTTGCGGCCCGACGCGGATCTCGTGCTCTCCCTGGACCCTGCGGGCATGCCCTGGGGTCCGCGGACCCCGCAGGACCTCACCGAGCGCGCCCTGGCCGTCGCCGAGGCCGCCGCCGCGCAGCGGCCCGACGCCCTGATCGTCGGCTGCAACACCGCGACCGTGCACGCCCTGACCGCACTGCGTGCTCGCTTCGAACCGGAGCTGCCGGTCATCGGCACGGTTCCGGCGATCAAGCCGGCTGCTGCGGGAGGCGGGCCCATCGCGATCTGGGCGACCCCCGCCACCACCGGCAGCCCCTATCAGCAGGGCCTCATCCGGAACTTCGCCGAGGGCGTCGCGGTCACCGAGGTGCCCTGCTGGGGACTGGCCGAAGCCGTCGAACACGCGGACGAGACGGCGATCGCCGCCGCCATCGCCGCCGCAGCCGCCCTCACCCCCGACGAGGTAACGACCGTCGTCCTGGGCTGCACCCATTACGAACTCGTCGCCGAGCGCATCCGCGCGGCAGTCCAGCAGCCCGGCCGCCCGCCGCTCGTCCTGCACGGTTCGGCCGGCGCGGTGGCCGCCCAGACGCTCCGCAGGCTCGGCGCGCAGGCCGCCCCCGAGGCGCCGGCGGACGGCACGCTCACTGCGCTCCTGAACGGCACTGCGGGCCCGCTGCCCGCGCCCGCGCTCGCCTACGAGGAAGGCCGGCTGTTGCAGGCGGCCATCCCCGTCCGCTGACCGACGGCCGTACGGCGGCCAGTCGGAGCAGTCACCCTCCGCAACCCGGTGCCCGCGCAGCGGAACCTGAGTAATCTCATAGGCATGAGGGACCGGCCCTACAGCGAACGCGACGAACACGACGAAGCCGTGCCGACCGAGATCTGGACCGGTCGGGCGACCAACCGCGCCCAGTGGCTGCTCGCGCTCGGTGGCTGCGCCTTCATGGCGCTCGGCATCGAACTGGCGGTCGACTCGGCGTGGACGTCCGGCGTCGCACCGCTCGCCATGGCCGTCGTGGGCTGCATCGCGGCGGGACTGCTCGTCCTCTTCGGCACCATCGCGTTCGTGCACGTCGCCGTGAAGGTCGACAAGGACTCCCTCGAAGTGCGCTGTGGCCACATCGGCCTGCCGCGCCGCCGTATTCCGCTGTCCCAGATCGTCGGTGCCGACTTCGTGGCCAGGGTCACCCCCCGCCAGTGGGGCGGCTGGGGCTATCGCTGGCGGCCCCATCAGGGCACCGCGGTCGTCGTGCGCCGGGGCGAGGGCATGGTGCTGCGCCTCGGGGACGGGCACACGTTCACGATCACGGTGGACAACGCGGAGGCGGCCGTACGGGTCATCCGGGACCGGTTGCGGTCGAGTGCGGCAGGGGCCGCGACCTGACGTTCCGGTCGCTCTCCCGGTGGCCTACCGGTGTTCCCGCTGTTCCCGCGCACGTGTGGTCGCCGGGTCCGGTGTCTCGTAGACGAGCGGGCGGGCCGTCGCCAGACCCGCCAGGAGGCCCGCGCCCACGGTCACCGTGGTGAAGCTCAGCACGTTGCCGACCGTCGCGAGGGCGGCCAGAGCTGTCAGGGCCGCGCCCGCGGTCAGCGCGACGGCCGTGGGGCGGGGGGTGCGCCACAGGGCGTACAGCACCCAGCAGAAGACCGCCGCCAGCAGGGCCACGCCGACCACGCCCTGCTCGGCCGCCTGCTGGAGCGGCGCGGAGTGCGGTTTCGTGTCCGTCGGCAGCGACTGCGACGCCGTCTGGCTGAGTTCCGCGAACCTGCCCGGTCCCACGCCCAGTGCCGGGTCCCGGTGGGCGAGCAGCAGGGCGTCGCGCCACAGCTGGACCCGGTGTGCGCTCAGTTGTCCCTCCAGCGAGTCGGCGAGCCCGTCCGGCAGTACGTCCTCGGCGATCGCCCACGCCGTCCCGGTCACCAGGGCCGTCGTCAGCGCCAGCCCCGCGAGGCCCACGCCCCGGCGTGGCATGTGGTCGGCGGCGAGCGAGCAGAGCAGGACGGCGGCACAGAGGACGAACCCGGCGATCGGGCCGAGAACCGCCGACGCGATCGTGATCCCGGCGGCCAGGGCGCGCAGCGCCAGTCGCAGCGACGGAGGGCGGGCCGCCCAGGCGGCACAGCAGGCGGCGCCGGTGGCCAGGACCAGCAGCGCGGACACCGCCCCGAGGTGCCCGGCCGGGGTGGCGATCTGCGGCCCCGGCAGAGCGTGCGGGGCGGCCACTGCCAGGCCCAGCCCGGCCAGCGCCGCCGTACCGGGGGCGGCGACGGGCAGCAGCGCTCCGCAGATCCGTCCCGCCGCGTAACCGGCGGCCACCGCGAGCACTGCCAGGAGCACGCCCTCGGGGCGGCCGTCGTGCGTGGCCGCCGTGATCAGCGACCAGGTGGCACACGTACCCAGCACGACGACGCCCGCCGCGTCGGAAACGTTTCGTCTCTCACTGTCCGGCGGCGCACCCGTCGCCGACGTCATCCCCGTGGACCCCAACCCGTCGCCCCCCGACCTGTGACGGGCCCCGACCGCACGGGGCCGTCACCGGCGCGCACGTCAGAGGCTCCGGCACACCGTAACGGCTGATGCGTCATTTGTGGACGAGTTGCGCAGAAACGATGCGGCAGGTGGGTCGGAGCGGGCCCACCGGTACGGGCCGGACCGTGCTGTCGGCTCCCGGGGCAGGCGCCGTACACTCCCGGAGTGACCGCCACCGCTCCTTCCACAGCCGAGCCGGACCAGCTCGAACCGCAGCTCGCGCCCGCTTCACGCGGCGCGCGGCTGCTGCGCCTCTGGCCGGCCGCCACCGCCGCGCTCGCCGGAGTGCTGCTGTACGTCAGCTTCCCGCCGCGCACCCTGTGGTGGCTCGCGCTGCCCGCCTTCGGACTCTTCGGCTGGGTGCTGCGCGGCCGGTCCTGGAAGGCGGGACTCGGTCTCGGCTATCTGTTCGGTCTCGGTTTCCTGCTTCCGCTGCTGGTGTGGACCGGCGTGGAGGTCGGCTCCGGTCCCTGGCTGGCACTGGTGGCCGTCGAGGCGATCTTCGTCGCTCTGGTCGGCGCGGGCATCACCGCCGTGTCGAGGCTGCCCGGGTGGCCGCTGTGGGCGGCGGCCGTGTGGATCGCGGGCGAGGCGGCACGCGCGCGTGTGCCGTTCCGCGGTTTCCCCTGGGGCAAGATCGCCTTCGGCCAGGCGGACGGCGTCTTCCTGCCGCTCGCCGCGCTGGGCGGCACCCCGGTGCTCGGCTTCGGGGTCGTCCTGTGCGGATTCGGCCTGTACGAGGTCGTGCGCCAGGTGAGCGATTGGCGCCGTACCGGCGCCGTACCGCGTGCCGCAGCGGTCGTCGCCGCGCTGAGCGTGGCCGTTCCCGTGGTGGGCGCCCTGGCCGCACGGACGCTGGTGAGCGACAAGGCCGAGGACGGCACCGCGACCGTCGCCCTCATCCAGGGCAACGTGCCCCGCGCGGGCCTCGACTTCAACGCCCAGCGCCGTGCCGTGCTCGACTACCACGCGCGGGAGACCCAGCGGCTGGCCGCCCAGGTCAAAGCCGGCAAGGTGGCACAGCCCGACTTCGTGCTGTGGCCGGAGAACTCCTCCGACGTCGACCCGTTCGCCAACCCCGACGCCGCCGCGGTCATCGAGGACGCGGCCAACGCGATCGGCGCGCCCATCTCGGTCGGCGGGGTCGTCGAACGGGACGGCAAGCTCTACAACGAGCAGATCCTGTGGGACCCGGCGAAGGGTCCGACCGACACGTACGACAAGCGGCAGGTCCAGCCCTTCGGCGAGTACCTTCCGCTGCGCTCGGTGCTCGAACACATCAACAAGAACTGGACCACCATGGTCCGCCAGGACTTCAGCCGGGGCAGCAAGCCGGGTGTGTTCACCATGGACGGCGCCAAGGTCGGCCTCGCCACCTGCTACGAGGCCGCCTTCGACTGGGCGGTGCGCGACACCGTCACCCACGGCGCCCAGATGATCTCCGTGCCCAGCAACAACGCCACCTTCGACCGCAGCGAGATGACCTACCAGCAGCTCGCGATGTCCCGTATCCGCGCGGTCGAGCACAGCCGGACCGTCACAGTCCCCGTGACCAGCGGTGTGAGCGCGATCATCATGCCGGACGGGAAGATCACCCAGAAGACCGGCATGTTCGTGGCCGACTCCCTCGTCCAGAAGGTGCCGTTGCGCTCCTCGGAGACGCCCGCCACCAAGCTTGGCATTCTGCCCGAGATGCTCCTCGTCCTGGTTGCCGCCGGCGGTCTCGGCTGGGCTGTCGGCGCCGGGGTGCGCGGGCGGCGCGCCGGTGGCGTGTAGCGGTACGCCGGTTGCACGCCCCCGTGATCAACAAGGGTGACAGGACCGGCCCGTTAGGGTCGGGGCATGGCTACTCCTGACTTCATCAGCGCACTACGTTCCTCCGCCGGCCGTCAGTTGCTCTGGCTCCCCGGTGTCACTGCCCTCGTCTTCGACGACGAGGGCAGAGTGCTCCTGGGCCGGCGCACCGACACCCGTAAGTGGTCGGTGGTCGGCGGCATCCCGGACCCGGGCGAGCAGCCGGCGGCGTGCGCGGTGCGGGAGGTCTACGAGGAGACGGCGGTCCGGTGCGTGCCCGAACGGGTCGTGCTCGTCCAGGCACTGGACCCGGTGACGTACGAGAACGGTGACGTCTGTCAGTACATGGACATCACCTTCCGCTGTCGGGCCGTCGGCGGGGAGGCTCGGGTCAACGACGACGAGTCCCTGGACGTCGGTTGGTTCACGGTGGACGCGCTGCCTGAACTGAACGAGTTCGCTCTGTTCCGGATCAAGCAGGCGATGTCCGATGCCGAGGCGCCCACCTGGTTCGACACCACGGGTTTCGCCAGTTTCGAATGACTCGGGCCGCGCTGAGTGGTTCAGCCCCGGGCGAGCGAGCGTGTCATGACGGCGCTGAGGACCCGTACGCCGCGGGTGGAGCCCGGATGGATGCCGGTGAGCTCGTGTGCGCGCCGGAGGCGGTAGTCGAGGGTGCGGGGATGGACGTTCAACGCTGTGGCCGTGCGCGCCCGGCCGTTGGCGGGGTTTCCGCCCAGAGGGTGTTCGTTCGAACTCCTGTCTTGGATGTCATGTCCTGTGGTGTCATCGGCGTGTTGTTGGCCGTGGGTCGGCCGGGACGCTGCCTGTCAGCTGTCAGTCGCGGCCCGCACCCCGGTAGAGGTCCAGCTCACCGTCGAGCTCCACGGCCAGGACGGTCGCGTACTCGTCCAGGTCGGCCGCCCTGGGCGCGTCGATCCAGGTCACGCCCGGCACCTTGTCCAGACCGCCGGTGACGTGGTGGCCCAGCTCGACGCCCGTGCCGACGACCGAGACGCGCCGTACCGCGTTGCGCAGGCCACGGATCGACACGGCCTCGCGGGGCGCGTCGAAGCAGATCAGGTACAGGGTGCGCCGGTCGGCGGAGAGCGTGCTCGGCCCGTAGTGGTGGCCGGCGGGCAGGCCCGCGACCGTGCCGTACACGGCGTCGGCGTGCTTGGTGACCCAGGCACCGAGCCCCTCCAGGCGCTCTACCTGCTCCGCGGGAATCGTGCCGTCCTCCATGGGGCCGGCCCCGAGCAGCAGGTTGCCGCCCATGCCGATCGTCTCCGTGAAGTAACGCACCAGCTGGCGGACCGACTTGAAGTCGCGGTCCTTGGCCCGGTAGCTCCACGAGTCGTTGATCGTCAGGCACAGCTCCCACGGGCCGTCCGGGGCGATCAGCGGAACGCCCTGCTCAGGGGTGGCGTAGTCGCCGTAACTGAGCATGCGGGCGTTGAGGACGGTGTCCGGGTTGCCCGCGAGGATCAGCTCGGACAGCTCCCGCATCCGCCACTGCTCCTCGGTTCGCTCCCACTCGCCGTCGAACCAGAGGATGTCGGGGCGGAAGCGCTCGACCAACTCTCCCACCTGGCCGTCGCGGTAGGCGAGATAGCGCGCCCAGGCCTCCGGGTCCTCCTCGCCGGGGCGGGCTTGGGAGTAGTCGTTGGGCTCGACGATGTGGGGTCCGGGGTGGCGTTCGCTCGCGTAGTCGGGGTGGTTCCAGTCGGAGTGCGAGTAGTAGAGGCCGACCTTCAGGTTCTGCTCGCGGAGGGCGTCGACGAAGCCGGTGACCAGGTCGCGGCCGGCCGGTGTGTCGTGGACCACGTCCAGATTGCGGTGGTCGGTGTCCCACAGGGCCACGCCGTCATGGTGCTTGGTGGTGAGGACTGCGTACTGGGCGCCGACGCGGGCGAACAGCTCAGCCCATCCTTGCGGGTCGTAGCGCGAGGCGGTGAAACGGTCGAGCTGTTTCATGTACTCCTCGTGCGTGACCTCGCCCGTGTAGAAGGACCAGGACTCGGCCCAGCCGTCCACGGCGTAGATGCCGTAGTGGATGAAGATGCCCAGCTTGGCATCGGAGAACCAGGGTTGCATCGGCATGCGCCCACGCTAGGCACGGGCTCCCGGCGCGCGCGTGGGCACCGGTCACCATTACTGGTCTGTTTTCACCATCGGCAGATGACGTCGCATGGGCGTATCGGAGTCGCGCACGAGGCGTACGGCCAACGGCCGCGGCGGCAGCCGGCACGCCAAGTCGGGCGACGCGGCGAACAACGACCTCGTGTTCCGTGGCGACTTCAACGGACTGGTCGAAAAACCAATGCCGGTACATCAGCGGCTCGACGGCTCGACGGACAGCTTCGCGACTGTCACGGATACCGGCGGAGCCGCTGACCGCGGCACTGCGGGGCAGGGGCGGCGCGTCCCCGACGTCGCCTGTCCGGGGCGCGCATGCCCGCGACCCGGTCGGGTAGGCGACCCACACTGTGCCCGGGGCCGACCGTGTCCCGGGCGGCCCGTACGACCGCCGCTACCAGGGGACCCACCATGGAGACACCCGCACGCCATCACACCGCCACACCGGCCCGGCGGGCGCTCGACGCCCTGGCCGACAACAGCCAGGATCCGGCCGCGCTGGACGTCCTCGCGATGAGCGACGTACTGGTCCCCGTACCTGACGACGTCAGTGACGTGGACGCCGGCAATCCCTCGACCGTCGCGCTGCCCGTCCTGGAGGAGCCGGACGGGCGGGAGGCCGTGCCCGTGTTCACCTCGGAGCCCGAACTGGCCGAGCTGCTGCCGTCCGTCTCCCGCTACCGTGTGATCCCGCTGGGCGCGCTCGCCGACCAGTGGCCCACCGGTGACCTCTCGCTCACCATCGACGCGGCCTCCCCGC
Protein-coding sequences here:
- a CDS encoding TerD family protein, with protein sequence MPKGSNAPVPTAALRVELGWRSGAGVPDADASALLLVAGKVRSDADFVFYNQPVHSSDAVRHEGKRDGGGRVTDTLLVDLARVEPAVETVVLAASADGGTFGQVPDLYIEVRDAAQDTVVARFDNPGASVETAFVLGEFYRRQGAWKFRAVGQGYSSGLAGLATDFGITVDEPQHTPAPPIAAPLVAPPVTMTPPPARPVTAPPPAPPTTPVRLTKVTLTKEAPSVSLTKQGGTSGALRVNLNWQVHKQFSGWGSKLGRAVAQHSDLDLDLCALFELSDGSKGVVQSLGNAFGALHQPPYIHLDGDDRTGSLSSGENLTVNLDRKQAFRRILIFVTIYAGARSFADLHATVTLTPANGAAVDFSLDECTVPSTVCALALITNNGGDLIVQREARYLVPERGVSPQRTVDRVYGWGMNWTPGRK
- a CDS encoding glycosyltransferase, whose protein sequence is MWIAVGSLAAWLWLLLCQGFFWRTDVRLPSYAREPETWPSVCIVVPARDEAAVLPASLPSLLAQDYPGRAEVFLVDDGSSDGTGELARELARRHGGLPLTVDSPGEPPAGWTGKLWAVRHGIGLARARGPEFLLLTDADIAHAPDSLRELVAAARGGGFDAVSLMARLRVESVWERLVVPAFVYFFAQLYPFRRIGRKGTRTAAAAGGCVLLRTEAAERARIPDAIRHAVIDDVALARAVKGGGGHIWLGLAERVDSVRPYPRLHDLWRMVSRSAYAQLRHSPPLLLGTVLGLALVYLLPPFALLAGLTTGTTPAAVCGGFAWLVMAGTYAPMLRYYGQPLWLAPLLPFTAFLYLLMTVDSAVQHYRGRGAAWKGRTYARPETAADES
- a CDS encoding glutamate racemase, translated to MKIALMDSGIGLLPAAAAVRRLRPDADLVLSLDPAGMPWGPRTPQDLTERALAVAEAAAAQRPDALIVGCNTATVHALTALRARFEPELPVIGTVPAIKPAAAGGGPIAIWATPATTGSPYQQGLIRNFAEGVAVTEVPCWGLAEAVEHADETAIAAAIAAAAALTPDEVTTVVLGCTHYELVAERIRAAVQQPGRPPLVLHGSAGAVAAQTLRRLGAQAAPEAPADGTLTALLNGTAGPLPAPALAYEEGRLLQAAIPVR
- a CDS encoding O-antigen ligase family protein, with the protein product MTSATGAPPDSERRNVSDAAGVVVLGTCATWSLITAATHDGRPEGVLLAVLAVAAGYAAGRICGALLPVAAPGTAALAGLGLAVAAPHALPGPQIATPAGHLGAVSALLVLATGAACCAAWAARPPSLRLALRALAAGITIASAVLGPIAGFVLCAAVLLCSLAADHMPRRGVGLAGLALTTALVTGTAWAIAEDVLPDGLADSLEGQLSAHRVQLWRDALLLAHRDPALGVGPGRFAELSQTASQSLPTDTKPHSAPLQQAAEQGVVGVALLAAVFCWVLYALWRTPRPTAVALTAGAALTALAALATVGNVLSFTTVTVGAGLLAGLATARPLVYETPDPATTRAREQREHR
- the lnt gene encoding apolipoprotein N-acyltransferase, whose product is MTATAPSTAEPDQLEPQLAPASRGARLLRLWPAATAALAGVLLYVSFPPRTLWWLALPAFGLFGWVLRGRSWKAGLGLGYLFGLGFLLPLLVWTGVEVGSGPWLALVAVEAIFVALVGAGITAVSRLPGWPLWAAAVWIAGEAARARVPFRGFPWGKIAFGQADGVFLPLAALGGTPVLGFGVVLCGFGLYEVVRQVSDWRRTGAVPRAAAVVAALSVAVPVVGALAARTLVSDKAEDGTATVALIQGNVPRAGLDFNAQRRAVLDYHARETQRLAAQVKAGKVAQPDFVLWPENSSDVDPFANPDAAAVIEDAANAIGAPISVGGVVERDGKLYNEQILWDPAKGPTDTYDKRQVQPFGEYLPLRSVLEHINKNWTTMVRQDFSRGSKPGVFTMDGAKVGLATCYEAAFDWAVRDTVTHGAQMISVPSNNATFDRSEMTYQQLAMSRIRAVEHSRTVTVPVTSGVSAIIMPDGKITQKTGMFVADSLVQKVPLRSSETPATKLGILPEMLLVLVAAGGLGWAVGAGVRGRRAGGV
- a CDS encoding NUDIX hydrolase, which gives rise to MATPDFISALRSSAGRQLLWLPGVTALVFDDEGRVLLGRRTDTRKWSVVGGIPDPGEQPAACAVREVYEETAVRCVPERVVLVQALDPVTYENGDVCQYMDITFRCRAVGGEARVNDDESLDVGWFTVDALPELNEFALFRIKQAMSDAEAPTWFDTTGFASFE
- a CDS encoding alpha-L-fucosidase; this translates as MPMQPWFSDAKLGIFIHYGIYAVDGWAESWSFYTGEVTHEEYMKQLDRFTASRYDPQGWAELFARVGAQYAVLTTKHHDGVALWDTDHRNLDVVHDTPAGRDLVTGFVDALREQNLKVGLYYSHSDWNHPDYASERHPGPHIVEPNDYSQARPGEEDPEAWARYLAYRDGQVGELVERFRPDILWFDGEWERTEEQWRMRELSELILAGNPDTVLNARMLSYGDYATPEQGVPLIAPDGPWELCLTINDSWSYRAKDRDFKSVRQLVRYFTETIGMGGNLLLGAGPMEDGTIPAEQVERLEGLGAWVTKHADAVYGTVAGLPAGHHYGPSTLSADRRTLYLICFDAPREAVSIRGLRNAVRRVSVVGTGVELGHHVTGGLDKVPGVTWIDAPRAADLDEYATVLAVELDGELDLYRGAGRD
- a CDS encoding SseB family protein; this translates as METPARHHTATPARRALDALADNSQDPAALDVLAMSDVLVPVPDDVSDVDAGNPSTVALPVLEEPDGREAVPVFTSEPELAELLPSVSRYRVIPLGALADQWPTGDLSLTIDAASPHGMTVTSEGVRTLLARPFEY